TGATTGTTTGGATTAgtaaaataaacctttaaattGTTTCATAGTAAGCAGGTCTTTTGAATGCATTGTAAATTGCTATGATGTAAACTTATTTCcttgcattttattgtatttatattcaTCAGTTATTCTACTTTGAAAGTAGTTCTCTTTTTGTATAATTCTTATGTAgccatgtttgatatttaactAAAGGTCATGGCTGACATGATTCCTGGTTGTCTCATATTCTGaattttgggttttgtttttttaatataggtTTTGTTGGTTATCAGTTGCATGTTATCAGGCCCAGCAGCTTTACTCACATTCACTcgcagctgtttttttctcataccCACTGTGGATAATGACAATGGGCGGTCGTCGTGAGGCAGAGTAGACCATAAAACGGACTCACTGACGTTGAAGCGAGCATAAAATGTTTCAGTTCATCTGGGAGCGTCTTCCTCCTGCATTGCTAATGATCGCCGGCCACATATCTTTAATGGTGTTGGTGTTGCATTTGCTTTTTTGTAGGATCCAGTTGCACATGATGAGGTGGAGCCTGATGGGATAGAAATGCTGGAGGGATGCACCATTAGCAGGGTATACCAACTAAAGCACAGCTGTAAATGATACAATGAGTGATGGCTCAGTTCCATTTAGCTGCATCAGTTCCAGGGTCCttgctgtcacactgtcacgGATTATTCTGACACTTGAAAAGAGGGTTAACGTCACCAGTAACACCTGTGTTTCAAGTAAATGTTTGCTGTGaaaagatgaaacattttggcttttttaCAAGCTTGATTACTTTGTCAATCTTCAACAGCTTCAGCTCCCATGAGGCTTCGACAGAGGAACAGTGACGAGCCTCTCTGCCACTAACTTGTAGAAATCCACACAATCTTTCATTGATTGCAGATTTTCcgatccaaaatgaaaaaacctTTAAGAGTGTGATTAATCCAGTATTTGCAGTCTGTTATGTGTGACTACATTTGTGAAcatctttttttactttgttgctTTAAGTTGTTCTCTGAAATactattttaaatatttggaCAAGCTGTAAAATCATATATATGTGACAAAAATATCTCTTTCATGACTTTTGTTACTTGATGGAATTCTCTGACATTCTGGGTGCCGACCCTCCAAAGAGGACATCGTAGAAGGGAGAAGAGACAAAGGGATGATTATGAAAAGTAGATCACCTAAAACAAACTCACTGACACGATTCatttattgatatatttgtcatttttatttgtgagtTACATCAGTGCTGACACGGGGCACAGGAATATGATAGTTTAagttatttctgcttttttttatcagtttatttgtgatttgtgttttttctctcaccatCTTCAGCATTCAAtcaacacacagtctgttgtCTGTAGACGATGATTTCCAAAAATATTACCTCACATTTTGAAGACGTGAAGCCCAGTTATTCCTGAAGTGTGATTGGTGGAAGCCTGTAAAGCTTTGTATTATTCCCATTTTACTCCTGCATGATTGTTGTGGAATGTTACAAAAAAGTTGTGTAATAAATCTGAAAGTAACACATTCTCCTGAAATATTTTCTTGGAGTGTTTTCCTTCATGAAAGAGCCAACATGTGAACAacttcaaatcatttcagaacTGTACTATTTCTGCTGAAGTTAGCCATCAGCTCCATGATATATAGAGGTTATCTGACTGCCTTTATTgatctccctgtgtgtgtttctgttcccaCAACATCTTGAAAAAGTGACTGATTTACATTAAATTTTGGAGGAAATCAAATTGTTTTGGTGATATTCTGACAGTTAAAGTAAGAACAcagtttttcctttaaaaatactatataaaaaaaatataaaaaataagtcACCTATTCATTTATAAGTTTATTTGTAAGTTTTGAACAAAGACTTTTCATAAATGCTTCTTTAAATTTGTTACTACATATCGACATGATATGACCAACAAACTATTTTCAGAGGGTTCATTTTGAAACTATACCAACTGAtatttcactgatgtttttcatgCAGGTTGTGGTTACataaagaaaatggaaatgtgatttgaaacattaaaacagaggCACATTATGTGGTACTGACAGAAGAATATGGAAAACTAATAAGTAAacatcaaattacacaaaatatgTTCATAAAGATTTGgtacaaataaaatgacataaaaatcTTAAGTCTCTgatcaacacattttacacGCCACATGTTCTTGATGTAAGTAAGCCTGAGAAAAACCGATTCTTCATTTCACATCTTGCATATGTAATATTTCCCAAATGTTCAGTAAATTTAGCAGACATATCAAACAAAAGATATTCACtaaattgaggaaaaaaaacaaaaacaatataaaatccAAGAAAAATCATCATTGTCTCACCTCCCATGTCTGATCAGTGCAGACACACCAACATGTACAGCACCACAGGTGAGTCTCTCTTTAATCTCCTGTCTACTTCAGCTCACACAACTCTGCTGTACCTACAGGTAGTAGATATGGAAGCCAAAGTCCAGCATAGAGCGGCTGAGTGAAcgtggtctggactctgtggaggagagtgaTGGTTTCAGAGACGCTGTAGTAAGACAGAgtacctgcactgtgatccaggtaaACTCCTATTGTGGAGGACTGAGGGCCTGAGACAGAAGTATCAGTATTATTATGTCTGAATGTAAAACCTCTACTGTTACATTGTAATGACCAGGATTTGTCATTATATCCAAATCCACATTCAGTAGGGGTCCCTGTTCTGCTAATGTTCTTGTACGCAACTGCTATTTCAACATACCCGCTCCACTtcacctcccagtaacaacgtccAGTCAGACCCTCTCTACTCAGGACCTGCCACCTTTCACcaaatctgtctgtgtgagctGAATATATCTGGTCTACTGACAttaatgttgcttttctgttcctcTCACTTAATGACAAAcgtttgtttgctgtgtttggatccagtgtgatttcCCTAGAATACTTCAGCAGttgagttctggttctgggtTCTGCTTGAGgcagtaaaacatccacttcAGTCACTGCCAGTGAGATCTTTGTCCACTCCTCACTCAGGACAGCCTGAAGTTTATCTCTGGCCTccgacacagctgctgtcacaccaTCAAAAGAGCGCAGAGGACGTATAACAATGCTGGGTAAGTCTTTAGGTTCGCTCAGACGTGACAGTGAGATGTAGTTGTTCAGGCAATGGAGATGATCTtcagtgtgtgagagcttctccagctcagtgtctttcctcctcagctcagtgatctcctgctgcagctcctcctcaagATCTTTAGctcgactcacttcagtttTCTGCTGTGATCTGATCTGCTGCTTCACTTCAGAGCTTCTCTTCTCAATGAGACGGATCAGCTCGGTGAACGTCTTCTCACTGTCCTCCACAGCTTTGTCAGCAGAAAGATTGACAACCTCAACCCTCCGCTGAAGCTCCTtgatgtctttctctctgtcctggattctctgtTGGATTTTTTGCTGACTCCCCCTGAGCTTCGTCTGCCTCTCagccctctctgctgcagcagagactgTGTCATGGCCTTTATGATCATCCAtggagcagagataacagatacactgctgatcagtgCGGCAGAAAATCTTCATCACCTCGTCATGGcgagagcagatgttctcctgcAGCTTTAAGGTGGCTTCaaccagcttgtgtttctttaatgcAGCCACACTGTAGTGAGGCTGGAGGTGTTGCTCACAGTAAGAGACCATACACACCAGACAGGACTTGAAggctttcagcttcttcccaGTGCAGAAGTCACAGGCCACGTCTCCAGGTCCAGCATAGGAATGATCAGGCGAAGCAGCCTGAAGTTGTGCtttcttcacttcctccacAAACTCTGCTAACATGGTGCTTTTCACCAGGACAGGCCTCGGTGTGAAGCTCTGcctgcactgagggcagctgtgtgCTTCCTTGTCATTCTGCGTGTCCCAGCAGTCTTTAATACAGCTCATGCAGTAGCTGTGCCCACAGGGAATAGTCACCGGATCCTTCAGAAGATCCAGACAGATTGAACAGCTCAGTTTCTCTCGATCCAGTTGAATCACTTGCTGCGCCATTTCTCCTCCAGACGACAGTGAATGTCATTAagtttcactttctgtttccaGATAAAAGCTGAGCTCATTTCCTTGGTGTTTAGTCACTGGTCTGTAGTGTATGAGCCAATCAGCTGTTACAGTTCATCACATGGTGTCTAGACCCTCCTCTACACTGGCAGATCTATGAAAGAGGAGGGAACCACCAATGTCAGAGCTGCATCActcagagcaggaggagctgagccAGTAAATAAAAGTCTTGGTGAGAGTTATAAAGTTGTGCTGACTTCCAGGCAGAGGAGTGGTGTGACAGTTGAGGTGCATCTCTATTCTAACAGTGCAAATTCCTATGAATGATTCAACTTACAGGAGTAAATGTAACAACTTAAATCAatacagtttaattaaaataatgcaGGTGATGTGATCTCATGTGGAGGCTGATAATGGCTTGCTTGCAATCATTTTCTTCATGCTTTAATCTTGAGATCataaattaattattactgCTTCCGGCTAAAAATGTCAGATCAAGGAGAACCTGTTCCTGACCAATGTATCAGACTTTACTTGTAATTAATTTAAATCCATTGTCTTGAGATCACAAGTGAATTGTATTGTTATGCCAAGATAAAGATTGTGCTCTTATGATACATTTCTGCCGTATTTATCTTTTTGTATTGACGAAATAGATTGACTTCTTGACTTAAAGAGATAACTTATAATGAGAAAACAGCTTCatgaatgaaacaaaagctTTCTGTACAGGGATCAACTGAAGGCAGGTGTGTTACTGTTAAGTAGACTAAAGCCAAAATAGTCTTAGTTGGGATAGAGTTACTGGGAAAGAAACAGCCCACATTGGTTGGTATTTGAATGGTAGTGAAGTATGAAAGTGTACAAAGAGGAAAGGCTGATGTACAGTCTAAATTGTTGATGGATGATATGGAGTCCTTGATTGGCTGGAACTTGTTGATACAGTTGTCAAGATGCCAGTTATGCATGTTGGAATGGCACCTCTGATCACTTAAAAATAACTGTAAGTAATAAAAAGAATCATTCTCTTTTTATCCCTCTTTTTAAATCTTGAAACAAACTATGGCCAGTTTCTCCATAACTTGGGTACcagatttcaaattaaaagggaaaaagtttttttttttacaacaaaagcaaattttcattaacagaaaaataaaaatgtgttttggcttGAGAATCACAACATTGCAACGTTTGCAACAAACGTCCACCTGGTCCCTCATGGTTTAATGTCCGCCTCCGGAAGCAGAAGTCTGAGgtgttgcatttattttcttccGCCGTACCTCGAAACATTCTTTCCGAAGCCGAACATCATATCATGAAAAATCTCAACATGTCGTGATTACCGTTCACATTTGTATCcagctacattttaaaaacatgacgGGCATTCTTAACAAACTTTACATCtcgtttgttttgttattcatGCTGTTTCATTCTGATGTTCTGAGGTTCTCTGTGGCGGCACAAGGTAAGAGACTGACAGACGCTCGTGAGCTAACAGTGCTAGCATAACAGTAAACTGACAGTTATTGTTAACAGCTAACTGGTTATCACACTAATATTAACTTGCTAGCTGTCGCAGTGTTGTGTTCGTGTTTTAATAAGATATCAGTTTAACCAAACGAACCATGCTCATTGCTCAAAACATTATGTCGATCTCCGTAATGCTGAATTAATAATTTTGTTCTAACGTTACGTGCATTATAGTTTGAGCTAGAGCTGTAAACTACACCTCTTTAAAGCAATTTCAATAAAATCTGAATACTAAATTGCATAAAGGTAGGATCTAATGCTGGGCTTTTGCGTTAGACTGCACTCACTTCAGCTGTGTAAACCTTAGCTTTTTAGCTAAGTGCACTGGTAATTTATCTAAACTAGGTCACTAAGTGCGTCACATAAAATACAGGTCAAAATAAACTTCAAAGAATACATGAGAAACATGATATTAGGTTACGATATGGAGCATAGGGAGTTAGTAGTTTCGTAATGTCGTGGGGGCCAGACCATACTGGGCTTTAAAAGCTGTCAAAAGAATCTTGAAGTAAATCCTAATTTTAACTGGCAGTAAAtgtaggaaggaaggaaagaataGGGATAATGTGATCTAACATGAGTCTTAACCTTGAACTATAATTGATGTTTTTCAGGGAGCGATGAGTCACTGGAGCTCATGCGGTCAGAGGATGCAGTGTCCGACTTGGAGAACAGCCCCAAGTTTGTGGAGTCAGACGACCTGGAATCTCTGCCGAAGAGGCAGTTCAAGACGGCTGAGATCGCAGATGCCGTGATGGGAACAGAAGCCCCCATAGATCCATCTGACATCGAATCCCTCTTTCCCAAAAATGTGAAAGACTTCCAGTCAGGCTTCTCCCCGCCTTGTGACGACAACAGTGCCCAGTGTGATGCACATGATGTGGCTGCTAATGGAGCATCACTGGAGGAGACAAGCTCTGAATCATCACAGCAGGTTACTATCTAGAAGCGCTATAGTGTGAATATGAGTTGCTCTAAGTTAAAGAATATGACTCCAGGGAAACCATGGTAAAGTTTGGACAGTAAATCTTTATTCTGTGTCACTTCTTCTGGTGACAAAATACCACTGTGAGTTGTTTCCTTAAAATTAAAGTTGTGGCTTAAGAATCACGATGGCTAGCTGGCTGAGGAGTTCACAAATTATTTCTGGGAAAGTCAAAAGGTGATTTCTGGATTAAAGAAAAATCTCTTTAAATTGTCCAAATGAATTTGAATTTTCACATTCTTGATTTAggcttgtttatatttgtaagAGCCATTTTTGtcaagattttgtttttttttttgtaaatgtttcacCACTTGATAGAGTGTTGCCACTGTCAGGGAGGCAGAGGCCTCATTTGAGACATGTGGCAGActaggaggaggaaaacactttttgatCATTTGGCAGGttgtaaatgaaatgttataTTTCTTTTGTCAGTGATTTGACTCATCACAGAGATAGTGGTACTCTGCTGTATTGTGTTGGACAGCCAATGACTGACAGACTTATTTCAGAGGCAAAGGGTCACTACAATATTTTTTataatcagtttgttttaaGTCTCTTGACGTCcattaatgttatttaaaaaagttaatACTGCCCcaaaacatttgaggacatctTAGTGACATTTTAAGTAATTTCAACTGATCAGTGAATAGAAAAGAAATAATCTGTGGATCattataaaaatacatcattGTAGATCCATGTTGTAGTCATAGTTTAAGTTCAGTTATTTTTCCATGCCTGATTTTGCAGAACCATGACTCAGCTAAAACCATTTGATACGAACACAGTGATGAGTTGAAACAGGAGAGGCAGTACTGCTGACGTTGACCTCTCCTTGGATGTTTACCTTCAGGTCACTCTTGAAATAGTGCACGCGGACATCAGTCCAGTGGAGGAGCAGAATGCCACAGAGACCGCCAAGACGTACAAGGTGAACTGTGATAAGAGGAACATCACAGGAATGGACAGTTTCACTGTGCAGGTCCTCAATGCTTCACAGGTATTCATGCTGCCCTCTGACTCTGTGTCATAAACACTCTTAACAGCTGgatattttttctgtatttacattACAagcagggttttttgttttgcatttatggTCAAAACTTTGATGTTATTCATACAGCTGTGGAAGCTGTACTTTGGCTACTCTTTACTGCTCCTTTTAAAACAAGCCAAGACAGCATAATAAGACCAAACAGTATTTGGACGTGTGGTGTTTCCATTCACCTACTTTTGTAAAAGATGATATCAGACTATGTTGATATTCAcgacttttttaatttttcaaattAAGTGGCAGAGGAGAGGATTCCATTCCTCAGTCTGTGTCCCTATATGTCTTTTCTCTCAGGACCTGATGGAGTTCCTGAATGCTAACAGCACAGAGTGCTCCGTGGTGTTATTCTTCACCGCCTGGTGCCAGTTCTCAGCCAACCTGGCACCACACTTCAACGCCTTGCCCAGAGTTTTCCCCAGCATGCACTTCCTGGCGCTGGATGCCTCGCAGCACAGCAGGTGATGAGTCTTGTTTATGATATTAATGTGtatcttccctccctctgtgaaaGGAAAGAGCATTTAGGAATTTCTGACTCTCATCACTATTTGTGGTATGTAGCTTAGGTAACATCAGTTCTTTATCTGGTAGAAATATAGCCTTACAGTTTAATTACCAAAGAGTTACCAAGCTAATAAGGACAGAGATCCATCAGAAAGTTTCTGCTTGTGGTCACAGATAAAACTGGAACCTTAGACCTGTTGTTTCCCACATTTTTGACTTGTGAGCCCCTAAAATACAGATGTCCACTGTTCATCGCTCATCCCTGGAGATTATGGGCTCAATGTGGTTGTGGGTTTGTGAGCAGTTCCACTAAaggcttcttttttcttcctggaTTTTGCTTCACTCGTGGGATCAAAGTTTACAGTGTTGCATGAATAAATTGCAAAAATCTGAGAAAAGTGAtataagaaaacatttctgtgtactattgtttaattttttcactttaattagGTGGTGAGCTCTATGATTTATCTTGGGACCACCTCCAGGTTTGGACCCATAATGAACCGgaacaaatattttgattcCCATATGGCAGTGTTTATTCAGTGGTGGTGTTGTGCTGGGTTGTTTCAGTGAGAGGCCCTTATAAGATTCTGTCTGAGAAACACTCTTAAACATAATGCAgatcaacacaacatcactaTTAACTACAGCCTCAATCAACACTCCTTTGAACTACTCTTAACTCAGCATTATGTTTAAACTGGTTGAATGGATTACTTCAGATCAGCATGCCAGCTGAATACTTAGAACTCAATTGTCATTTGTAATTCTTGTCCACTCCATCTTCAAACAGCCTCTCCACGA
This sequence is a window from Acanthopagrus latus isolate v.2019 chromosome 13, fAcaLat1.1, whole genome shotgun sequence. Protein-coding genes within it:
- the LOC119030983 gene encoding tripartite motif-containing protein 16-like; translation: MAQQVIQLDREKLSCSICLDLLKDPVTIPCGHSYCMSCIKDCWDTQNDKEAHSCPQCRQSFTPRPVLVKSTMLAEFVEEVKKAQLQAASPDHSYAGPGDVACDFCTGKKLKAFKSCLVCMVSYCEQHLQPHYSVAALKKHKLVEATLKLQENICSRHDEVMKIFCRTDQQCICYLCSMDDHKGHDTVSAAAERAERQTKLRGSQQKIQQRIQDREKDIKELQRRVEVVNLSADKAVEDSEKTFTELIRLIEKRSSEVKQQIRSQQKTEVSRAKDLEEELQQEITELRRKDTELEKLSHTEDHLHCLNNYISLSRLSEPKDLPSIVIRPLRSFDGVTAAVSEARDKLQAVLSEEWTKISLAVTEVDVLLPQAEPRTRTQLLKYSREITLDPNTANKRLSLSERNRKATLMSVDQIYSAHTDRFGERWQVLSREGLTGRCYWEVKWSGYVEIAVAYKNISRTGTPTECGFGYNDKSWSLQCNSRGFTFRHNNTDTSVSGPQSSTIGVYLDHSAGTLSYYSVSETITLLHRVQTTFTQPLYAGLWLPYLLPVGTAELCELK
- the txndc15 gene encoding thioredoxin domain-containing protein 15; the encoded protein is MTGILNKLYISFVLLFMLFHSDVLRFSVAAQGSDESLELMRSEDAVSDLENSPKFVESDDLESLPKRQFKTAEIADAVMGTEAPIDPSDIESLFPKNVKDFQSGFSPPCDDNSAQCDAHDVAANGASLEETSSESSQQVTLEIVHADISPVEEQNATETAKTYKVNCDKRNITGMDSFTVQVLNASQDLMEFLNANSTECSVVLFFTAWCQFSANLAPHFNALPRVFPSMHFLALDASQHSSLSTRFGTVAVPNILLFQGAKPMARFNHTDRTLETLTSFIINQTGFDTASDRNVMDADLVGPLPSVPVKSIDWLLVFSVLFIMGFTTYAILRTDSIRWLIPGQEHEHQD